One Mycobacterium sp. 050128 genomic window carries:
- a CDS encoding AAA family ATPase, whose product MLDLDGRVVDRRRELTELRTAVETAGRVSGGCVLLSGAPGVGKSALTQAFGVEVSRRNCVFAYGRCRDGAPAPYSALADALGSLVRTMEATGPAERDGWRADLISEMSGFAGILCDLVPELAPVLGESSDDADLDAADARRRLHRAAIRLVSTTASYRPVVLAIDDLQWADRDTLLLLSELLTVSLRNVLVVGAHRAGEFDPAAAGIDSDSLNTIALEPLGPDDVEELLAVVCGQSVELGDVAAEFHHRTGGNPLQVRQLLYRAQREGALVPVGPGGHPSWDLRVLTSIEVSATAAEFLGRYLDQLRPGDREVLSSLSCIGGEFDLDDATAAAARSPDVVAHALWACLELRLIEALDGGGQRITNAISRDARYRFSHDRVAEAARAALSADDMRAIHLRVGRRLVTLGDDRLFEAARHVGIGGLGLADDVERTLFVEVVRRAARKARAQASFPLAFGYCRSALDLLGEQRWATHFPLTRELQLDAADAALLVGDVTVLNALLDEAEAFLREPADRARVAYLRMKGRVAENHLQEALEIGLTALDELGEGVPSDAGKPRMVNAVLRMMMTTRGWSTERLLRLTHCTDERVIEIHRILLELRNMSYLVRPNLMPLLVRKQLDLTLTHGHTPYSPLVIGGYGVIRVVLGDHAGGQRFGEVAMMLAERPEFREARPQTVFTHLNFIRHWRHPLRDGLGELRDAVEEALDQGDQEYAGFLLACLLAQMFWAGRPPAEIDALARSLIPHIRSQPVPSALCQGMQQLCLNLMGRSADPFLLAGESGYDEREVLPAARLEGDEVALGVAAAMKQGLHFWCGDHAGAFAATPEAIENLGGLAGTPASQLVYLVGALSMIECAPRDSSTARFVRQTLASHRKWAAGAPENYAAPYALIQGAWARVRGHHATAERHLHQAIELAEQNQLPTISARAHEEAAALYAETGRTTLREHMLRSAYQRWLNLGFAVRTDWLAREHPWLLRRDLKTDSAGIDPVGAHQLLHALSGARTPDVLANIVLGSVADTTGAGRVLFVIGDAENPTVRAINDHGDISIVDGPWIEVDYDRNLVRRVMDAGTPVIAAADHRAATPSTLVVPITLQDRVIGVIYAERDQAGGNFVADHEQAVAFLCAQAAAPLWNFHLEERLRAADEYRQSLMDVQSRFVPNELLRILDIDDLRRVRSGYRVEREMTVLISDIRGYTTMIEDMNVAEAGNLAMGFLRAVELPIISYHGMIQDVRGDEIVAVFESEADAVRAGLAMLRSLAEHNQERKALGSEELRAGIGINTGAVAVGLVGGVNRMVLTIIGDAVNLAARIESTNKRYGSALLISDRTYKRLAASEEFDVRRMERVMVVNRRRPVTIYEVYDEDSASLREAKRAAQSAFDEAFALFDAGDVDGARAAFERCRELLPDDPVAPLHLSHCDAVARGEMTPGQDVALLNK is encoded by the coding sequence GTGCTCGACCTCGACGGCCGGGTGGTCGACCGACGGCGGGAGCTCACCGAACTGCGGACCGCGGTCGAAACGGCCGGACGGGTCAGCGGAGGATGCGTCCTGCTCAGCGGGGCGCCGGGAGTAGGCAAGTCGGCGCTCACGCAGGCCTTCGGCGTCGAGGTCTCCCGTCGCAACTGCGTATTCGCCTACGGCAGGTGCCGCGACGGCGCACCGGCTCCGTATTCGGCGTTGGCGGACGCACTCGGCTCGCTTGTCCGGACCATGGAAGCCACCGGCCCGGCCGAACGCGATGGTTGGCGCGCCGACCTGATCAGTGAGATGTCGGGGTTTGCGGGCATTCTCTGCGATCTCGTGCCGGAACTGGCGCCGGTGCTGGGCGAATCCTCCGATGATGCCGACCTCGATGCCGCGGATGCTCGGCGTCGCCTGCACCGCGCGGCCATCCGGCTGGTGTCGACCACGGCGTCCTACCGCCCGGTGGTGCTTGCGATCGACGACCTGCAGTGGGCGGACCGAGACACCCTGCTGCTGTTGTCCGAACTGCTGACGGTGTCGCTCCGCAACGTCTTGGTCGTCGGTGCGCACCGCGCGGGTGAATTCGATCCGGCCGCGGCGGGCATCGACTCGGACAGCCTCAACACCATTGCGCTGGAACCGCTGGGCCCCGACGATGTCGAGGAGCTGCTCGCCGTCGTGTGCGGCCAGAGCGTGGAGTTGGGCGACGTGGCCGCCGAGTTCCACCATCGCACCGGGGGCAATCCGCTGCAGGTCCGTCAGCTGCTGTACCGCGCGCAGCGCGAAGGCGCGCTCGTCCCGGTCGGCCCCGGTGGCCACCCGAGCTGGGACCTGCGCGTGCTCACCTCGATCGAGGTCTCCGCGACGGCCGCCGAGTTCCTCGGCCGCTATCTCGACCAACTTCGCCCCGGCGACCGGGAGGTGCTGAGTTCGCTGTCGTGCATCGGTGGCGAGTTCGACCTGGACGACGCCACGGCAGCGGCCGCACGGTCGCCCGACGTCGTGGCCCATGCGCTGTGGGCCTGCCTCGAGCTGCGGCTGATCGAGGCTCTCGACGGCGGCGGCCAACGGATCACCAACGCGATCAGCCGCGATGCCCGCTATCGGTTCAGCCACGACCGCGTGGCCGAGGCGGCGCGGGCGGCACTGTCCGCCGACGACATGCGTGCCATCCATCTGCGCGTCGGTCGTCGGCTGGTCACCCTTGGGGACGATCGGCTGTTCGAAGCCGCGCGCCATGTCGGCATCGGTGGCCTGGGGCTGGCCGACGACGTTGAGCGCACCCTGTTCGTCGAGGTGGTGCGACGGGCTGCGCGCAAGGCTCGGGCGCAGGCCTCGTTCCCGTTGGCATTCGGGTACTGCCGGAGTGCTTTGGACCTGCTCGGTGAGCAACGTTGGGCCACGCACTTCCCGCTGACCCGGGAGCTACAGCTCGACGCCGCCGACGCGGCACTGCTGGTCGGTGACGTGACGGTGCTCAACGCGCTGCTCGACGAGGCCGAAGCGTTCCTGCGCGAGCCCGCGGACCGCGCTCGAGTCGCTTACCTGCGGATGAAGGGCCGGGTCGCAGAGAACCATCTCCAGGAGGCGCTGGAGATCGGGCTTACGGCGCTCGACGAGCTCGGCGAAGGGGTGCCGAGCGACGCGGGCAAGCCACGCATGGTCAACGCGGTCCTCCGGATGATGATGACGACTCGCGGCTGGAGCACCGAGCGGCTGCTGCGGCTGACGCACTGCACCGACGAGCGGGTCATCGAGATCCACCGCATTCTTCTCGAACTGCGCAACATGTCGTACCTCGTCCGGCCCAACCTCATGCCGTTGCTGGTACGAAAGCAGCTCGATCTCACGTTGACCCACGGCCACACGCCGTACTCGCCGCTGGTCATTGGCGGCTACGGGGTGATCCGGGTGGTGCTCGGTGATCATGCGGGCGGCCAGCGCTTCGGCGAGGTGGCGATGATGCTTGCCGAGCGCCCGGAATTCCGGGAGGCCCGGCCGCAGACGGTGTTCACGCACCTGAACTTCATCCGGCACTGGCGCCACCCACTGCGAGACGGCTTGGGCGAGCTTCGTGACGCCGTCGAAGAGGCACTCGACCAAGGCGATCAGGAATACGCCGGATTTCTGCTGGCGTGCCTGCTGGCCCAGATGTTCTGGGCCGGTCGTCCGCCCGCGGAGATCGACGCCCTCGCCCGCTCGCTGATCCCCCACATCCGTTCCCAGCCCGTGCCGAGCGCGCTTTGCCAAGGGATGCAGCAGCTTTGCCTGAACCTGATGGGCCGCAGCGCCGATCCCTTCCTGCTCGCCGGCGAGAGCGGCTACGACGAACGCGAGGTGCTGCCGGCGGCCCGCCTTGAGGGCGACGAGGTCGCCCTGGGCGTCGCGGCGGCGATGAAGCAGGGACTGCACTTCTGGTGTGGCGACCACGCCGGCGCGTTCGCCGCCACGCCGGAGGCAATCGAGAATCTCGGCGGGCTGGCCGGCACCCCGGCATCACAACTTGTCTATCTGGTCGGCGCCCTCAGCATGATCGAGTGCGCACCGCGGGACTCCTCGACGGCCCGTTTCGTGCGCCAGACCCTGGCCTCACACCGCAAGTGGGCGGCGGGCGCACCGGAAAACTACGCGGCGCCGTATGCCCTGATCCAGGGAGCCTGGGCGCGCGTGCGCGGGCACCACGCCACGGCGGAACGCCACCTTCACCAAGCGATTGAGCTCGCCGAGCAAAACCAACTTCCGACGATCAGTGCGCGCGCCCACGAGGAGGCCGCCGCCCTCTACGCCGAGACCGGGCGGACGACGCTGCGCGAGCACATGCTGCGTTCGGCGTATCAACGTTGGCTGAACCTGGGTTTCGCGGTGCGCACGGACTGGCTCGCGCGGGAGCATCCCTGGCTCCTGCGACGCGATCTCAAAACGGATTCCGCTGGCATCGACCCGGTCGGCGCGCACCAGCTGCTGCACGCGCTGTCGGGGGCACGGACCCCCGACGTGCTGGCGAATATCGTTTTGGGCTCGGTCGCGGACACGACCGGCGCCGGCCGCGTGCTGTTCGTCATCGGCGATGCGGAGAATCCGACGGTCCGAGCCATCAATGACCACGGCGACATTTCGATTGTGGACGGGCCATGGATCGAAGTGGACTACGACAGGAACCTGGTGCGCCGCGTGATGGACGCCGGCACCCCGGTGATCGCCGCCGCCGATCATCGGGCAGCGACTCCGTCGACCCTCGTCGTTCCGATAACGTTGCAGGACAGGGTAATCGGCGTTATTTATGCCGAACGGGACCAGGCCGGCGGCAACTTCGTCGCCGACCACGAACAAGCGGTCGCCTTCCTGTGCGCCCAGGCCGCCGCTCCCCTGTGGAACTTCCACCTCGAGGAACGACTACGGGCCGCCGACGAGTACCGACAGTCGCTGATGGACGTGCAATCGAGATTTGTGCCCAACGAATTGCTGCGCATCCTCGACATCGACGACCTTCGCCGGGTCCGCAGCGGCTACCGGGTGGAACGCGAAATGACGGTGCTTATCAGCGATATCCGGGGCTACACGACCATGATCGAGGACATGAACGTCGCCGAGGCGGGCAACTTGGCGATGGGCTTCCTGCGAGCGGTCGAGCTCCCGATCATCAGCTACCACGGCATGATTCAAGATGTGCGCGGGGACGAGATCGTCGCCGTCTTCGAGTCCGAGGCCGATGCGGTCCGCGCGGGACTGGCCATGCTGCGCTCGTTGGCCGAGCACAACCAGGAACGCAAGGCGCTGGGCTCCGAGGAGCTGCGGGCGGGCATCGGCATCAATACCGGCGCGGTGGCCGTTGGGCTCGTCGGTGGAGTAAACCGCATGGTGCTCACCATCATCGGCGACGCGGTGAACCTCGCCGCGCGCATCGAGAGCACCAACAAGCGCTACGGCTCCGCTCTGCTCATCTCCGATCGCACGTATAAGCGCCTCGCTGCGTCGGAGGAGTTCGACGTTCGGCGCATGGAGCGCGTCATGGTGGTCAACCGACGTCGACCGGTGACGATTTATGAAGTGTACGACGAGGATTCGGCTTCACTTCGCGAGGCGAAGCGCGCGGCGCAGTCCGCATTCGACGAGGCCTTCGCGTTGTTCGACGCGGGCGACGTCGACGGCGCCCGCGCCGCGTTCGAACGATGCCGCGAGTTGCTGCCCGACGATCCCGTCGCACCGTTGCACTTATCGCACTGCGACGCGGTGGCCCGCGGCGAAATGACCCCTGGTCAAGACGTTGCGCTTTTGAACAAGTAG
- a CDS encoding NAD(P)-binding protein: MTERITTPGSRDRRPTVTVLGAGIAGLTAAHELAERGFVVTVYESRQDERNGLGSEPAGTYPPVKLGGLAASQFSTVGTHDGSQAELRPFPGRPGSPREPRQAVPGEHGFRFFPAFYLHIWDLFQRIPVYQLTPTAGGAAGWTATSRTVYDNVRRVVTKGVTVHGQPSLVFPSELPRSPAEFLGILSELAILGFTPADVGTYLSRLLRYLATSPLRRARELQNMSAYDFLVGYDRKTGMNQYVYSPTCDKLLRQMPRILVALDSIWGDARTNMSTYLQLYLNMDRRDNKADGVLNGPTTESWLDHWYRHLVALGVRFVHNAATRLDPPAPHPTQPPHLRPRVQTTFADGTRVSSDYTVVAVDAPGAEYITTALRAAGTGGTVAGLDGFTTIAPPPDGPLQPDSTRPRQRRNPYSMDEMGRVPWDRFQTLCGIQYYFDTEFQLLFGHLLLTGTEWALSSINQSGLWEKRPILDRDGCTSVLSVDIGDFNTPSGHLLDESGRGKAARECTADEIAVEVWRQLISALSSNPESVGEEVVPWPVWYALDRGLVMAAGPGQGHGRVVRNESPYLVPIVGDWDNRPGSDPWNPHGTSYTRTPPEDEWLKDLEQHNVWQARHGGYQVHNNSVVFAGTWNKTFTRVTSMESACESGRHAVNAILDHYIWVESGGLDRREKAPALDWEFPYGFLDQSMSSPIRMPTPAGDYCYVFDIENREPADTRTLRTVDSQLCEQSLPHPLDPPAALSFGAPTSPIPH; encoded by the coding sequence ATGACCGAGCGCATCACGACCCCGGGCTCCCGCGACCGACGCCCCACGGTGACGGTGCTCGGTGCCGGCATCGCCGGCCTTACCGCCGCGCACGAACTCGCCGAGCGCGGCTTCGTGGTCACGGTGTACGAGTCACGACAGGACGAACGCAACGGGTTGGGATCCGAGCCGGCCGGCACCTACCCGCCGGTCAAGCTCGGCGGCCTTGCCGCCTCGCAGTTTTCGACGGTGGGCACGCACGACGGGAGCCAAGCCGAGCTGCGGCCCTTCCCGGGGCGACCGGGCAGCCCGCGTGAGCCGCGGCAAGCGGTTCCGGGTGAACACGGCTTCCGCTTCTTTCCGGCGTTCTACCTACACATCTGGGACCTGTTCCAGCGCATCCCGGTCTATCAGCTCACGCCGACGGCGGGCGGTGCCGCCGGCTGGACAGCGACTTCACGCACCGTCTATGACAACGTCCGGCGGGTCGTCACCAAGGGCGTCACGGTGCACGGTCAGCCGTCGCTCGTCTTTCCCAGCGAACTCCCACGCAGCCCGGCTGAGTTTCTCGGAATCCTCAGCGAACTCGCGATATTGGGCTTCACCCCTGCCGACGTGGGGACCTACCTGAGCAGGCTGCTGCGTTACCTCGCCACCAGTCCGTTGCGTCGCGCGCGAGAACTGCAGAACATGTCCGCCTACGATTTCCTGGTCGGATACGACCGCAAGACCGGGATGAACCAGTACGTCTACTCACCGACGTGCGACAAGCTGTTGCGCCAAATGCCAAGAATCCTGGTTGCTCTCGATTCGATCTGGGGCGACGCGCGGACCAACATGAGCACCTATCTACAGCTGTACCTGAATATGGACCGCCGCGACAACAAGGCCGATGGGGTGCTCAACGGTCCCACCACCGAGTCGTGGTTAGACCACTGGTACCGCCACCTCGTCGCGCTCGGCGTCCGCTTCGTCCACAATGCGGCGACCCGCCTGGACCCTCCGGCGCCGCACCCGACGCAGCCACCCCATCTGCGGCCCCGCGTCCAGACCACGTTCGCCGACGGCACCCGGGTGAGTTCGGACTACACGGTCGTCGCCGTCGACGCTCCGGGAGCCGAATACATCACCACCGCGTTGCGCGCGGCCGGCACCGGCGGAACCGTGGCCGGGCTGGACGGATTCACCACCATCGCTCCCCCGCCGGACGGCCCGCTGCAACCCGATTCGACCCGGCCCCGGCAGCGGCGCAACCCGTACTCGATGGATGAGATGGGCCGGGTCCCATGGGATCGTTTCCAAACGCTGTGCGGTATCCAGTACTACTTCGACACGGAATTTCAGCTGTTGTTCGGACATCTGTTGCTGACCGGCACGGAGTGGGCGCTGTCGTCGATCAACCAGTCTGGATTGTGGGAGAAGCGACCGATTCTGGACCGTGACGGCTGCACCTCGGTGCTCTCGGTCGACATCGGGGATTTCAATACCCCCTCGGGTCATCTGCTCGACGAGTCCGGTCGGGGAAAGGCGGCCCGCGAGTGCACAGCCGACGAAATCGCCGTAGAGGTGTGGCGCCAGCTCATTTCCGCGCTCAGCAGCAATCCGGAATCCGTCGGCGAAGAGGTCGTGCCGTGGCCCGTGTGGTACGCGCTCGATCGCGGCCTGGTCATGGCTGCCGGGCCCGGTCAGGGCCATGGCCGCGTGGTCCGCAACGAGTCACCGTATCTGGTTCCCATCGTCGGAGACTGGGACAATCGGCCCGGCAGCGACCCGTGGAACCCGCACGGAACGTCCTATACGAGAACACCGCCAGAAGACGAGTGGCTGAAAGATCTTGAGCAGCACAATGTCTGGCAGGCTCGCCATGGCGGCTATCAGGTGCACAACAATTCGGTGGTCTTCGCGGGCACGTGGAACAAGACGTTCACCCGGGTGACGTCGATGGAGTCCGCGTGCGAATCGGGACGCCATGCCGTCAATGCCATTCTCGACCACTACATCTGGGTCGAATCGGGTGGTCTCGATCGCCGCGAAAAGGCCCCGGCGCTCGACTGGGAGTTCCCCTACGGCTTCCTCGACCAAAGTATGTCAAGCCCGATTCGGATGCCGACACCCGCGGGTGACTACTGCTACGTGTTCGACATCGAAAACCGCGAGCCGGCCGACACCCGCACGCTTCGCACGGTCGACTCGCAACTCTGCGAGCAGTCGCTGCCGCATCCGCTGGACCCACCGGCCGCGTTGTCGTTCGGTGCCCCAACGTCTCCCATCCCGCACTAG
- a CDS encoding class I adenylate-forming enzyme family protein, with protein sequence MPPVIEISREHNPFATTGVSRDRDGIPHYDDLPATLLDILAEQVAQRPDSEAVVEVGAGRLTYRQLWDRAARVGGGLRAAGVQRGDRIAVRHPAGIDWVLAFWGTVMAGGIAVAVNTRSAQPEVDFILSDSGARVDLAAGTPLPDGHPYVAEGLTRGDPAAIFYTSGTTGHPKGVPTTHQAFVTNTENAIRCSGIPPDLGEAMRTLISVPLFHVTGCNTQLLVSTRAGGTSVILPALNLDELIATVAAERISQMVTVPAIYSLMLRHKQFDNTDVSGVRWVGYGGAPTAPSMVRSIKDAFPRATVFNGYGMTESASLMTVLPDSYAIEHADSVGYAVPSVALGVIPRGDDPGVGELVVRGANITAGYWNRPQATEATIVDGWLHTGDVVRVDAAGRVHIIDRLKDIINRGGENISSVEVEGVLLAAPNVADACVLAVPDEVMGEKVGAVLFGGEAQIDVSAVLEHCRAQLADFKVPQYVTIASEALPRNAGGKVLKTKLRAEMQWGEPLR encoded by the coding sequence ATGCCTCCAGTGATCGAAATTTCGCGCGAGCACAACCCGTTCGCCACGACGGGCGTCTCCCGCGATCGCGACGGTATCCCGCACTACGACGATCTGCCGGCCACGCTGCTCGACATCCTGGCCGAGCAGGTGGCCCAGCGTCCCGACAGCGAGGCCGTCGTCGAAGTAGGCGCCGGGCGATTGACCTATCGGCAGCTCTGGGACCGCGCCGCGCGGGTCGGTGGTGGGCTGCGGGCAGCCGGCGTGCAACGCGGTGACCGTATCGCGGTGCGCCACCCCGCGGGCATCGACTGGGTGTTGGCATTTTGGGGCACGGTGATGGCCGGCGGCATTGCGGTGGCGGTCAATACGCGCTCGGCGCAGCCCGAGGTCGACTTCATTTTGTCCGATTCCGGGGCACGGGTGGATCTGGCCGCGGGCACGCCGCTGCCCGACGGCCATCCCTATGTGGCCGAAGGACTCACGCGTGGCGACCCGGCCGCAATCTTCTACACTTCAGGGACCACCGGGCACCCCAAAGGAGTGCCGACCACCCACCAGGCGTTCGTCACCAACACCGAGAATGCGATCCGGTGCTCGGGAATTCCACCGGACCTCGGCGAGGCGATGCGCACCCTGATCTCGGTTCCGCTGTTTCATGTGACCGGCTGCAACACACAGCTTTTGGTATCCACCCGGGCGGGGGGAACGTCGGTGATCTTGCCGGCGCTGAACCTGGACGAATTGATCGCCACCGTGGCCGCCGAGCGCATTTCACAGATGGTAACTGTTCCCGCTATCTACTCTCTAATGTTGCGGCACAAGCAATTTGACAATACAGATGTGTCCGGCGTCCGCTGGGTGGGCTACGGTGGTGCACCCACCGCGCCTTCAATGGTGCGGTCGATTAAGGACGCGTTCCCGCGGGCGACGGTGTTCAACGGCTACGGCATGACCGAGTCGGCCTCGCTGATGACCGTGCTGCCCGACTCGTACGCGATCGAGCACGCCGACTCGGTCGGCTACGCGGTCCCGTCGGTGGCTCTCGGCGTGATCCCCCGCGGTGACGATCCTGGTGTCGGTGAATTGGTGGTGCGCGGGGCCAACATCACGGCCGGCTACTGGAACCGGCCGCAGGCCACCGAGGCCACCATCGTCGACGGGTGGCTGCACACCGGCGACGTGGTCCGGGTCGATGCCGCGGGCCGCGTGCACATCATCGATCGGCTCAAGGACATCATCAACCGCGGCGGCGAGAACATCTCCAGCGTGGAGGTTGAGGGGGTGCTGCTGGCCGCACCCAACGTCGCCGATGCCTGCGTGCTGGCGGTGCCCGACGAGGTGATGGGAGAAAAGGTCGGAGCCGTACTGTTCGGCGGCGAGGCGCAGATTGACGTGTCGGCAGTGCTCGAGCATTGCCGGGCACAACTCGCCGACTTCAAGGTCCCGCAGTACGTCACGATTGCCTCAGAAGCGTTGCCACGCAATGCCGGTGGGAAGGTGCTCAAAACCAAGCTTCGCGCTGAGATGCAATGGGGCGAGCCGCTGCGATGA
- a CDS encoding thioesterase family protein — MTIDDSAIMPEAFFTVDGDSYIPGRLTKGPWGAAMGGQIVGGLLGWGIEQSGIDPDFQPARLTVDLLRPVLLRPVQIQTSIQREGRRIRLIDAALIQGGEIVARASALFLRRGDHPDGQVWSFPVQMPELPTSYDGFPADMPFLIWGYGATLEGSPGIAAGEWEQSHAQKFAWARLFRPMVHGHPLTPFTRLAFAGDITSSLTHWGTGGLRYINADYTVTASRLPDGEFLGLAAQSHYGTAGVATGAATLFDCHGPIGTSSALAVAQPADAFKPTHT; from the coding sequence GTGACGATCGACGATTCCGCCATCATGCCCGAGGCGTTCTTCACTGTCGACGGCGACTCCTACATTCCGGGCCGGCTGACGAAAGGCCCGTGGGGCGCGGCGATGGGCGGCCAGATCGTCGGAGGCCTGTTGGGTTGGGGCATAGAGCAATCGGGCATCGATCCCGACTTTCAACCGGCCCGACTGACCGTCGACCTGTTGCGACCCGTGCTACTGCGGCCGGTGCAGATTCAGACCTCGATACAGCGGGAAGGCCGCCGCATCAGGCTGATCGATGCCGCCCTGATTCAGGGTGGCGAGATCGTCGCACGGGCCAGCGCGCTGTTTCTGCGCCGCGGCGATCATCCCGACGGCCAGGTGTGGTCCTTCCCGGTGCAGATGCCCGAGCTGCCGACGTCCTACGACGGCTTCCCGGCCGACATGCCGTTTCTCATCTGGGGATACGGGGCCACCTTGGAAGGCAGTCCCGGCATCGCCGCGGGCGAATGGGAGCAGTCGCACGCCCAGAAGTTCGCCTGGGCGAGGCTATTTCGCCCGATGGTGCACGGCCACCCGCTGACGCCGTTTACCCGTCTGGCCTTCGCCGGCGATATCACCAGCTCGCTCACGCATTGGGGCACAGGCGGATTGCGCTACATCAATGCCGACTACACCGTGACCGCGAGCCGACTGCCCGACGGTGAGTTCCTCGGGCTCGCTGCCCAAAGCCACTACGGCACGGCCGGTGTGGCCACCGGCGCGGCGACCCTGTTCGACTGCCACGGCCCGATCGGCACCAGCTCCGCACTGGCCGTGGCCCAGCCTGCCGACGCGTTCAAACCGACCCACACGTAG
- a CDS encoding SCP-2 sterol transfer family protein, whose protein sequence is MAEPISSLLRRSIEHLEDEVPDSYRLIVAELGPMVVELHVDGEVFSLRGGGGRLQVSNGAVPMAGTRIVASRATILDLLDARMGLGEAVETGTVGVRGTLDDVQCAHDALLAYVHAAVRASSQPTLLSELRAGTP, encoded by the coding sequence ATGGCTGAACCGATTTCGTCGCTATTGCGGCGCTCGATCGAGCACCTCGAAGACGAGGTGCCCGACAGTTACCGATTGATCGTCGCCGAGCTGGGCCCGATGGTGGTCGAACTCCACGTCGACGGCGAGGTGTTTTCACTGCGCGGTGGCGGTGGTCGACTTCAGGTATCCAACGGTGCGGTGCCGATGGCCGGCACCCGCATCGTTGCCTCGCGAGCCACCATCCTCGACCTGCTCGATGCGCGGATGGGGCTGGGCGAGGCCGTGGAGACGGGGACGGTGGGCGTGCGAGGGACGCTCGACGACGTCCAGTGTGCGCACGACGCCCTGCTGGCGTACGTCCACGCCGCGGTCCGGGCCTCGTCGCAGCCCACGCTGCTGTCCGAACTCCGGGCGGGGACGCCATGA
- a CDS encoding polyprenyl synthetase family protein codes for MTSTVPRARSSPIAVNPLDDYLALCKQACDGEIARLYGSDERGSNSLYDLILDYPLRGGKALRPALCIATCLGLGGHLEAILPTAATLELYHNAFLIHDDIEDESWWRRGKPTLHIDHGVPIAVNVGDAMLSLSLQPLLDNVERIGLGPALRILRAVAKMTRLTVDGQALELEWVRSNRWRLDDDDYLTMVELKTSWYTFITPLQAGAIAAGAAPERMAPLESLGRHLGAAFQITDDLLNLRADPQEYGKEIGGDLWEGKRTLMLLHALRCAEPKDRERAVAILAKRRPGSDGELELIELLDRLAACGQLSAAGRTEIAARLHGQHLPESKIINDIQWLYELMQRVGSLRHARGVAAGHAQKAATVLASLDWFPRSRHRDMLADLVDYVHGRTR; via the coding sequence ATGACGTCGACCGTCCCTAGGGCTCGTTCAAGCCCGATCGCTGTGAACCCGCTCGACGACTATCTCGCCCTGTGCAAGCAAGCTTGTGACGGGGAGATCGCGCGGCTGTACGGTTCGGATGAGCGCGGGTCGAACAGTCTCTACGATCTGATCCTCGACTACCCCCTGCGCGGCGGGAAGGCGCTGCGACCGGCACTGTGCATCGCGACCTGCCTCGGACTCGGCGGCCACCTCGAGGCAATACTGCCGACCGCCGCCACGCTTGAGCTGTACCACAACGCGTTTCTCATCCACGACGACATCGAGGACGAATCCTGGTGGCGGCGAGGCAAACCCACGCTGCACATCGACCACGGCGTGCCGATTGCCGTCAATGTCGGTGACGCCATGCTGTCTTTGTCGTTGCAACCACTGCTGGACAACGTCGAACGGATCGGGCTCGGGCCGGCCCTGCGCATCCTGCGCGCCGTCGCCAAGATGACCCGGCTCACCGTCGACGGCCAGGCGCTGGAGCTCGAATGGGTCCGGTCCAACCGCTGGCGGCTCGACGATGACGACTACCTCACCATGGTCGAGCTCAAGACCAGCTGGTACACGTTCATCACCCCGCTACAGGCCGGCGCGATCGCCGCCGGGGCCGCACCCGAGCGGATGGCCCCTCTGGAGTCACTCGGCCGGCATCTGGGAGCGGCCTTCCAGATCACCGACGATCTGCTGAACTTGCGGGCCGATCCGCAGGAGTACGGCAAAGAGATCGGCGGCGACCTCTGGGAGGGCAAGCGAACCCTGATGCTGCTGCACGCATTGCGATGCGCCGAACCGAAGGACCGGGAACGCGCCGTGGCGATTCTGGCCAAGCGCCGCCCGGGCTCGGATGGCGAGTTGGAACTGATCGAGCTGTTGGATCGCCTCGCCGCCTGCGGACAACTGTCCGCGGCGGGCCGGACCGAAATTGCGGCTCGGCTGCACGGACAGCATCTCCCAGAGTCGAAGATAATCAACGACATTCAATGGCTCTACGAACTGATGCAACGGGTAGGTTCACTCAGGCACGCTCGAGGCGTCGCCGCCGGGCATGCCCAGAAGGCGGCCACCGTCCTCGCAAGCCTTGACTGGTTCCCGCGCAGTCGCCATCGAGACATGCTGGCCGACCTCGTGGACTATGTGCACGGGCGGACCCGATGA